The window ATCACGCTAGTCTCACACACTAGAGGTCCCCGGTTCGAACCCGGGCTCagacattaattaattttttatttttttgtttttttttcagtttttctaGTTAAATGGGCTTCATAAATAGATAGATGATATGGGCCTATCCTACTAAATGGGTTTTTATAttgaaagtttttttcttcaaatttaaaGGTTGATAAGCTTCATTTGATACATGATATGGGCCTATGGTAAGAAATGGGTTGTTTTCAAAgctatttctttttttctttgaactaCAAAGTAATTTCTTTGAACCTTATTCCCGAACATGTTATGGAAATGCATTTCGATGTAGGCAATGACAGGATGTTAGTGTCAACATTTAGAAGTTTACATTGTATGAAATATTACTTTACCTAAGGTAATAAAGTATCTacattacataaataatatGTAGGAACTAGGAAGTGAACATGGGAATATATATGGCATTATTAGACAATTGGCCTAAGCATTTGCTATGCCAGCTAGTAGTTACTGGTTTTGTTTATAGTTGCTGATAAAACTTTGGGTTGTTTATGACTTAAACTGCGTCTCCGTTGCAAGAAAAAACTTGTTCACTTTCAATGTTTAAAACTAAGCCAATTGTTTGAAAAATCTGAAACCAAAACGACCAATTAAAAGTAATTCGATTCCACTTATTCATGATTTATAAACGGTTACCAGTTTGTAAAAAGTCATTTGGTGAAAAACAAATCATATAATAATCATGACCGGGGACTAATTATCCAGCACAACATGTTTTTGTATTACCCGAGTACCATGCTAGTTCTATTTAGTTACCAAACTGTCTCGCTTTATCAAACGGTCTCAACTAAATCAAATGTTGGAAAAATCAGAACCATAAAGATCATGTAAGGGTAATTCGATTTGATTCGATTTTGTATAGTTGAATTAACTAGAAAGGGggtgttttttttcttatcgTCATTAATAGGGATTGGCCCAAACCGAAGCATGACTTAGTGAGGACCTACAACTACAGTTGGACCATTTTAACACTCAAAAGGTTTTTGTATGATTTCGAGTCTTTGTCACCGTTTGGCCCCCATGAAGATGACTTTTTATCCTCTATCAAGAATCaataatttcatattttatacattaacaattacatattacattacattacatatcaAAACATATTACAAAATGGCCAAATTAATGCGTTggaaatacattcatatttcaTAAATCCGATACCTTTAGTCAAATGAATCCCATTCGTAACTTTTAGTTCGAAACACATCTTGCATTGGCATATTTGAaaagttaaacatatatatggtatggtctatatcatatcattataaaaaaatttcatttagtatCAATATTTTCTTAGTCTATTATTGATCGACTTATGTCAAGTACAATTCAATTAATTCTTTTTGGACACATCgtcattctttttctttatcattGAGAGCCAAATATACTTTGAATACAGAAGAAGCTTTTATGTCGTATGTGGGTGTAGATATTTGTATTAGAAAACCTCTATTATCGAATTAATATCGTTATAAACAAATCAATCATAAGACGTTAAGTTCACTAGataatttatttaaacaatactacTCTACTCAAATTGTCAACGTGTTATACAATTAATTGCCGGTTCTATATcgatattgatattgatttttaatatcattttcagttatatatatgctaaataaataaacaagtagACAATAGTCGAccttttatttaaaagtttcAACGTTTGTCACGtactcatattttttattcttcatATAAGCTTTGTCtagttatataattttttttggtagTATATTGTTTTCATAAGCTTCAAAAACGACATAAATTATTTAGAGTGAATTTTGAAAATAGCTTGTAGCTTATGAAAATCAAACTAGACACATACCCCTAAATAACTATACTCTTTAAAATTAATACATTTGTTCTTTTACgttattttacatttataagCTCCAACTACCCGATCTCTCATACACGTTATAGTAACAAAAGCTccaaattaaaactaatagtACAATATACAACCTAGTTTTGCTAACATAactatttatttaaagttatgaTTAATCATCCATAAATGGCCTCCTTGTACGTGAACTTGTTTTACACATGTAGTAGACCATTTGTTACACTTCATTATTCAAAACCTATAATGACAAATGTAATAAATTATATACAACAACATGCAACCATCACTTGTTAAAAGAAAACCATGcaagttatttttcaaaagTGAATAAGccacaaattaaaaaacaataacaagAAGGCAAAGAAAACATGGGTCATATGCCTTTCTTCTTTTCCATATTTCATTGTGTCAATTTTTATCACAAACACTACAATCATATCCTACATCTTAATAGATATGATGTCACATCCTACAAAGAGCCTTGTTTTTCAAACTTGTGCATTTTAAGTTAAATTTTCCACCCACAATATCACCAAAAATATGACATTATTTTTCCTACATCATTCTTACCATCATTCAATTCATTCCTTTCtagtgtttttttataaatgattgattgattagacattcttttatttatttatagagaGATAGATATATAGTTCTTATGTTTGCATATAGTAACTTAAAAGCCAAGCATGAGTGTCAACAGAATTTGTCAACAAACTCATCTCTCTTGTTCtgttttataaaccaagaaaacatcattcttgataaaaatctattttataaattctgggttttgtgttttctttaaattataattatggGTTGTTTTCATTTATTGTAAATTAAGTTAAAGTCAACTGAATTTACAAAGTCATAAGAAAGGCCCAAACtctgtttttttcttcttcagtttgtatttttatgagTTGAAATTTAGTTTTATGAAAATCTGAATTCCGGGTTTTGTTTATAATTCAATATTGGTTATTGGGTTTTCATTACATAGTGATAAATTTTGGTTTTGAATGATCAAATTTGGTGAAATTGTAGATGAAGTGGGAGGGTGAGTGTGTGGGAGTAGTAGTGTTGTTTAGTTTGGaagttttcttaaaaaaaggaTGGACCGCCGGAGCTGGCTTTGGCGAAGGAAATCGTCGGAGAAGAGTCCTGGAGAAACCGAAAGCTCGGTAGGGTCCATTTCTTCTCATTCTGAGAGATTTTCTGATGATCAGgtttgttcaactcattaaATACTTGAATCATGCAAGAAAATTGATAGTATTATTACATGCATCTTCATTACTTGAGCTTTATGGTCTATGTGACAATGTAAGATTATCATCCTATTTGAGGGACTTTATTGTTGTATAGAGTCAAACAGAATGCATGTcaactttaaatttaatatccATATGAATATGAATTTCAGTATTTcacataaacacacacatacaaagtGAGAAAACATGAGATGtaaaaacacacatacaaaGTGAGAAAACATGAGATGTAAAAGTTTTGAACTTTTATAGAAGATGTGGACTTGATGTTTCACAGTTTCAAGCATCAAGTGTGCGTTCTATTTGGAACAAGATGCTTATCTGTTCAATGAGATTTTATAGATACATTTACAATGTAATTTGATAACTTACAAGATAAATGACACATTTGcctgtatttatttatttatttatttttattattttttttttatttatcatttttggaGTAAAAAGCCAGCCATAAATTTGAatgtttgatatatatgaaCACACAAGATCTTGTTTACTCTTAATGCATATGTAATTTGTTGGTCTACTTTGATTTAGTTCTCTGTCAATTGGTTATCTTTCGCTTTCTATCACTAAAAACCATTCTTTGAAGACATCAAATGATGTTTTGATCAATTTTTTTGGGAAGGTATACTTGAATCAACATTCTCAATCACCCGAAGTTACCTCAAAGGCCGGTGCACACGAGATTGAACATAACCATGAAGAAAAGACCCTTTCGGAGAAATTATCGGACGCACTTGTGAGTATTAAGGCCAAAGAAGAATCGGTAAAACAACACATTAAAGTAGCAGAAGAGGCTGTCTCAGGTATACCTATTGCTACTCTCCCTTTCTTCCACAAAAGAGGAAAAGGGACCATTTGAGTTTAGAGATTAAACAAACTAAACTTAAATTTCAAATTGTAAACATATTTTTCCCACAAGTTTAACATCAAATAGTAGGAGGATAAGCTGACAAAAATCTTGTTTGTTTCATGTTATAATCAACTGTCTTAGGTTAGTAACAAATAGTGTGTTTGGTGGTTATAGGATGGGAAAAATCCGAAAGGGAAGTCTTGGCTTTAAGGCAGCAAGTCGAGGTTCTAACTATAAAAAACTCGACCCTTGAGGACCGAGTTCTTCATCTTGATGGGGCCTTGAAAGAGTGTTTAAGACAACTGCGACAAGCACGAGAAGAAAAAGACCATATTGTGCAGCAAGCTCTGGAGAAGAAAAATTCTGAAACCGAAAGTTCTTTGACCTCTGCTGATACAGAGGTATATCACAAGCTTGAGATGGCTGAGAAAGAAAACTCTAATCTAAAACTTCAGCTTTCATCAATGGCTGAAGAGCTTGAAATACGACTTATTGAAAAGGACTTAAGCAACCAAACAGCAGAACAAGCTTGTAAACAATATCTTGATAGTGTAAAGAAAGTAGTTATGCTTGAAGCCGAGTGTCATATGCTAAAAGCAACTCCTCAAAAAGCATTCAATCATGAATCAAAAGGTCGAAAAATGACATCTATAATTCAGAATGATGAGTTGAAGGAAACAAGTGAATTTGGAAGAAACCAAATGGATTCCTTTGCAGACATGGATCTCATGGATGATTTCCTTGAAATGGAAAGACTTGCGGCAATGCAAGAAATTTCTGAAACTGAAGAGAGGTCACGGAAGGTTGAATCATTGGATATTGTTCTGAAGGATCGTGAAAACGAGCTCAAGACATCAAGAAGTAGGCTTGAAGAGGTTGAAAATAAGTTATATGAGCGTGAAAACGAACTCATTGCATCAAAAGACTGCCTTGAAGAGGTTAAATCTAAGTTAGATATGCTTAAAAATGAGCTTAATGCATCAAGAAACCGACTTGAAGATACTGAGTCTAAGTTGGCTGCGTGTGAAAACAAGCTTAATTCATCAAGAAACCAGTTTGAAGAAGCTGAACTTAAGTTAAATATTCAAGCAAAAGAGCTTAAGGCATCAAGATACCAACTTGAAGAGGCTAAATCCAAGTTGGCTGAGCATGTGAACAAGCTTAACGCATCAAATTGCCAGGTTGAAGAGGCTGAATCTAAGTTAGCTGAGCAAGAAATCAAGCTAAAGGCATCAGTAAACCAGCTTAAGGAGGCTGAAACCAAGCTACACGACCGAGAAACAGAGCTTGATGCAACAAGTTATCTACTTGAAGAGGCTGAATCCAAGTTGGATAAGACCCTAAATCATCTAGAAATGGCTGAATCACGATGCAAGGCCTTAGAAGCCGAGCTAGAAATCCTGGTTCCAAAAGTTAAATCTTTAGAAACCGATGTTCAAAAGGAACGGGACTTGTCAAGGAAGGCAGAAGCCAAGTGTAGGGAACTTGAAAATGAGGTAATAAAACTGCAACATGAAGTTAAAGGTCCAAAGTCAGGAATTACTCAAGCGGAAGAACTCAGATTCATCAAAATAAAGCAGGTTTGCTAATTACTAACGAAGTTTTAACTTCAAGTGTTTTCTTATGTTTGATGAACACACGACATACTAAATGAACATgtttaatgtaatgttttttgtaGGAAGCGGAATTAGCAAAGGCAGGAAGTAAATTTGCCGAGTGCCAGAAGACAATTGCGTCTCTAAGTCGACAGTTGAAAACTCTTGCAACGCTTGATGACTTCTTAATTGATACAGATTCTTAACGAGTGTCAAATAACTGGTATCTGGTAGTAATGAATAATGACAGATGATATTTGACCTTTTTACTTGATAAATTCGGTTTTAACTAGACCTCGCATTTGCTTATTCTTGATATAGCAAAGAAGAAGGATGTACATTTTCGTATATTTGTATctaattttgtattatataacgaAAGACAAATCACAGAGTCATGAGTTGACTCAATGAGTTGTAATTTTTGAGAATATCTAAAATGGTTATGACTCTTGTCATGCCGATTTTAAGCGACCGATGTACAGAGCAACGTATTGTGTAGTAATATTTGCATCTGACCATCTCCAACGGTCAAGGTTATACTGACGCAAAGGGCCGGACTCTGGCGTGACGGCGTGAATGACAAGGTGAAAGCCCAAGGCAAATGAGtgaatgatttttttattttatttaattcttttgaattttgatgaatataattggacttaaaattggttCTGTGTTTGGATGTAATATATTTAGTGTAAAACTGACGTGATAACTTTAAAACTGAGGTAGGTATGAATGGTTAGAGACGATCAAACCATTTACTCAATAATCTGATAGATCTTTTGAACAACTGATTAATCGGACGGGTCTCATATTCAAACATATAGCTGACCTTTATAAAAGGTTTTATTCTTCAAGTCATCATAAACAGGGTACCGAGTTAATTAAAGAAGATATAATTAACGAAAGAAGATTTGTAGCAATCATTAGCTAGGTTCCATGAAACATAAGGTTTGAGAGTTGACACACCATGTTCCCTTCAATCAATATATAGAAAAGACTTAGAAAATGGCCCCAGCACTTTCCAATATATAGAAATGAAGAAACAGATAATGCTGATAGAGTGTGAACTTTTGTATGTATTACAACTACAGTATTATAGATGACTTTTGGTATCCGTGATGCCGGAGTAACTTTCGGGCATGGATATCCAACATGTATATGCCTTTACTCCACAATAATACCATTTAAAGTTTGATACTgttgaatatattttaatacgCTTAACCAATGAGATGACACAATTATATGAGtagttttgaatttgaacaaaaGAGTATATCATGGTAGCAACTCATGTCTTTTAAAGAGGACAAGTTTTAATTTCTAGCATGAGTTACAAGTTTTAATTCTTACCAACAAGGagttagcctagtggtaaagAAAAGACTTTGTGACCTCCTGCTTCGTACAAAAAATAATCCTTTAAAGTATCCGTTACtaatgaagcctagacccacatgtgaagtttaaatacgcgggttcgatccttcgggtgctagatcatgtggggattaaaATGGAAGTATTGTAGCAACATCATTTGGCTCATACATGGTGAATGTATCCAAGtgtggtaccggggctaagGTTCCCTCTTTTACCCTCTTAATTTAAGATTATTTGGAATGGCTTAAAAATATAAGTACGAATAaggttaaaaataataattataatataagtatatggATGTTTCTTGtaatatgatattatacaaaacacaaacaatagTATTAAGGGGTTAACTAGTATGCTTCTAGCAACATGCTTCCACCATGATTTTCAGGGGGgagattttatatttaaacatgtgattttcatagggggagtttgtgagggGAAAACATGTTTCTTCCATTCTTCTAGCAGCATATTGGTTTTTCCCTAATATTAATGGCTGAAGTTGCAAAATAAAAACACTGATAGTCAAACTTAGATATTTAAATTGGAAGAGAGAATATTTAAAATGATTCGGGGAATTTCCTTAGGAGAACCTCATTAGCTTTTGGTTGGGCATGATTGTGTTTGGCCCGGTAGTTTTTGTGGTTTGATTGCTCGCTTGAAATTTCTTTGTAGGTGTGGTTTTCCTTTGTTAAGAGTCAATTAATATGTTTTACCTGAATAAGAAGCTCAAAACCAATAAACTTGTATCTGTAGCTATAGTTCTACGATATTTGTGGCTAAATACTCAAATGCATAATATGTTGTCAGCATATAAATCTTTATAGAAGATTTGAAATATATGCAAACACAAAATGAGTGTTGGAAACAAGACAAAGTCTTTGAATATTGGAACCAAAAAGCAAAACTCGAATGATAGTAATTTGAAAATGCATGAGCATTATTGTTTATTCCACCTATCACACCAATCTAAAAGTTCTATAATCATGCGACCTAAAAGTTCTATAATCAATAGCTGTTTGATTGGTCTACTTAAAAGCAAAATTAAAGTGATTTTGCACGCACTAAACATAATGCATGCATATTGTCAATGTATAGTAGATACTGGTAGGCTCCGGTAAAAAATAGTtcttagtaaaaaaaatgaaaacttttatataaaaaaagtaaatatgagtatataattatacaaatttCCTAATTCGGAGaatacaaaattatttatataaaagccaaatataagtaaaatatgagtatataattatacatttgGTTCCAGGTCCTATTTTAATTGTCTATATGTCATACATGTTTGTTTTAAGATTATTGTTTACTTTAACCGAAAGACattaattgtttataaaaaaaaaaaaaaaaaagtctgcTTATAACGTCACTTCCAATATATAACCCAATTTTATAACATGGtattttgctaaaaaaaaattgagtaatTGTTATGTAGCTATCACCATGTTACTTGCATTTAAACCAAGAAGATTTTCACAACAGTAAGGTGGATAGAATTATGTTATTCTATCTTTCCCACCCACCCGTCCACCAAAAAGATGGTGACACACTGTCTAGATTTTAGGTAAGTACTTGTATGTTCCCACCCATATTGGTTTAAATTGTTAGTTGGGCTAACTATGGTCCTATTTTAGCATCACCAGGATCAAAACTGAAGTGGGTGAGGAATGTTTAGCCAAATTAGCATTATCAGTAGACCGTAGAGCAATAAAGTCGACCCATCTACATACAAAAGGGATTGATTTGGGTCGGGCTATGTTTTACCTGTACAGCTTAAAAGACTAAAAAGTTAAAGAGGTCAAATAGGTTAAGGTCAATATCTTTCCCATCCACTCATCCATAGTGTAATGTTCAGTAATAGTAGTTAACCAGTTGATTACTTAAAAAAAGGAAGATTTCGCAGAAAATAGTAACATGGTTCCACACTTTTACTTGTGACAGCATACTTCAAAAGCAAAATGATATTTCTCCCTAGCACATAACCATACTCATTTGGTAATCCGCAACTTTTAGCCATCTACGACAATACATGCTTTGTATATTGTGAGGTAAAATATGCACATGAGGTGACTAGGTGAGCTACGTTATCATTCATAGAGCATGTTTCTATGAATCATAAAGAGGTGAAAGTATGATAATGCTATTATGCTATTCGGTAAATTGCATAGCATGTTGCTACTGTTGATATAATGAGtgaaaacacatttttatttgCCAAGTCTCCCAtactaagtaaaaaaaaaaagacgacTCAAAGCTCAGACCAACCTGACCAGTGACCACCAGTTTTAACCCATACTAAAATCAATCTGTTTGACATGAACTTCCCTGAGCCACCCTATCTGCAAGCTTAACCTATGCGACAACACAACAGTATGCATATCTAGTCTAAAAAGCGAGATAGACGAACAAAGATGTATTTGGATGTCGGGCGAAGAGATGTCTATTTGAAAAATCATTAAACTAAATTTACGGTTTTTAGACAAAAAAGTTAACTTACATCTACCAAAGTATTCACTAAAGAACATTCGCCTGACTTCAAGGCACTAAGCTGCTTTCCTAACTTACACAAAGGAGCAAACAAAAACAGAGCATATTCAAATAAATAAGACTACAGATTCGAGGGTTAATAGAAAAGACTAAAAAAACACATCATCACCTGGATAATACTTGTGTTTGGTCAGCTGCATTTGGCTTGACTTGTTATTGCTATCGAGATTTGAGCTTACTTGATAACCTTAtaagttcttcttcttcttcaagctTCTTTCTTCTAGCAGCCTCTTCTTTTTGTCTTTGAATTAGTTCAAGCTCCCTGTGCCGTTCCTCCTCTTTGCGTTGAAGCTCAAGAGCTTCTCTTCTTTGAGCCTCTTCTACCCGCCTGCGATTCTCTTCCAACATCTTATCAAgctcttctctctctcttcttGCTTGTTCCTGATTAACGTAATTTGCTAACAAGTTATAACAGTTTTTATTCTCAAAATTATCACTAACAAAACAACCCAAGTTTTGGAGAGGCCATAAAGCCGTGCCAATGGGTGAAAAAAAGCAGATGGCAAAAACTAAAGTAATAGAATTTCAACCCATCgacttatgaatgggtcaatttAGGTTGTGTTTTATCCCAATGTGGGTCAAATAGATCAAACAGGTTGGGAGTCACCCAAAATCTACTTATATACACAACCTCCTAAATTATGTTCATATAAATCATTAGCTTATTAGACATACAGTTTTTGTAACACCTTAAAACAAGCAAGAAATGGTAAGGAAAATGTTTCAACACGGCCGTAACCGCTCTTGTTGAAATGGTAATAAACAATGGCCAATTACTACCCGGACCCATTTTGACCAGTTAATATAACATGCTTGACCATGGCACTAACTGATGGCCCATCTTGCCACTTCTACTTTAATATATGATCAGGATAGTTACCTCTTTCTGCCTAGCTTCAGTAAGAGCTGCTTGCTTTTCTCGTTCAAGTTGAGCCTCAACATCATCAAAAAGTTTCTTTTGACCTTCTTCCACTCTCCTCTCTATTTCTTGTTTAACTTCATCTGAGCCTAATCTCTCTTCAACTTTTGTGCGGATTGCTTCTTCTATTCTCATTGCTGTCTCTTCTTCCAATCTTTTGAGCTCCATCTCCTGTTCAAGCCTTACAACACATAAAGGTAGTCAACAACCAATTAGTGTGAGCTTCTTCAGAAAGAAATACACATGTTcataaaatgattaataatatTTTGTAAGCTAACCCTTTCATGATAATCAATTATAGTTGATTAAATAAGTACCATTCAGAATGGGTTTGTAATTAGACCTTTCTTCATAATAaatctttttagggttttgttaatgacagcaGTTATTTGGGTGcaataaaatttgtactttgtcaTGCGAAAATTCAAGGGGtggttttttatgtataaagtactactttttatgcatgtaataaggtattaatgacaacccttagggctgtcattatcatctTCCATCTTTTTATTCTACAAACTCAGGTAATACTCGAACTTTTTGAAACATGTCGAAACAAAATGAATTTTCAACTTAAAATACAAATAGCTGTGAATTTACATTTCCTACTGACCAGAATATTTTATTGATTCATACTTTTTGATGAAAAGAATTGTTAAcattataagaatttttttttcaaaacttatcAAATGAATACCGACATCTTatcaaatcataaaaatctgaaACTTTGTAATGGAGTATCTATTTTAACTTTCCCCGCATGATTgaactaaaacaaataaacaatagtAACACATGAATTTGAGGTATGTATCCACAATAAAGCATCATCCATACACAAATACATCTGACAGAATGTCCACCCCTTTGAAAG is drawn from Erigeron canadensis isolate Cc75 chromosome 9, C_canadensis_v1, whole genome shotgun sequence and contains these coding sequences:
- the LOC122582354 gene encoding uncharacterized protein At1g10890-like isoform X1 — its product is MPRSISRSPSSYRRRRSPSPAIRRRRRDRSRSTYTNHISRRRSRSSSPRRRRSRSPVSRHKKSRSPTPPRRHRRRKSRTPSVSPVESPTKSGTSTERKNALAKSRKEEEEKKRLEQEMELKRLEEETAMRIEEAIRTKVEERLGSDEVKQEIERRVEEGQKKLFDDVEAQLEREKQAALTEARQKEEQARREREELDKMLEENRRRVEEAQRREALELQRKEEERHRELELIQRQKEEAARRKKLEEEEELIRLSSKLKSR
- the LOC122582354 gene encoding uncharacterized protein At1g10890-like isoform X2; the encoded protein is MPRSISRSPSSYRRRRSPSPAIRRRRRDRSRSTYTNHIRRRSRSSSPRRRRSRSPVSRHKKSRSPTPPRRHRRRKSRTPSVSPVESPTKSGTSTERKNALAKSRKEEEEKKRLEQEMELKRLEEETAMRIEEAIRTKVEERLGSDEVKQEIERRVEEGQKKLFDDVEAQLEREKQAALTEARQKEEQARREREELDKMLEENRRRVEEAQRREALELQRKEEERHRELELIQRQKEEAARRKKLEEEEELIRLSSKLKSR
- the LOC122582151 gene encoding filament-like plant protein 3 — its product is MDRRSWLWRRKSSEKSPGETESSVGSISSHSERFSDDQVYLNQHSQSPEVTSKAGAHEIEHNHEEKTLSEKLSDALVSIKAKEESVKQHIKVAEEAVSGWEKSEREVLALRQQVEVLTIKNSTLEDRVLHLDGALKECLRQLRQAREEKDHIVQQALEKKNSETESSLTSADTEVYHKLEMAEKENSNLKLQLSSMAEELEIRLIEKDLSNQTAEQACKQYLDSVKKVVMLEAECHMLKATPQKAFNHESKGRKMTSIIQNDELKETSEFGRNQMDSFADMDLMDDFLEMERLAAMQEISETEERSRKVESLDIVLKDRENELKTSRSRLEEVENKLYERENELIASKDCLEEVKSKLDMLKNELNASRNRLEDTESKLAACENKLNSSRNQFEEAELKLNIQAKELKASRYQLEEAKSKLAEHVNKLNASNCQVEEAESKLAEQEIKLKASVNQLKEAETKLHDRETELDATSYLLEEAESKLDKTLNHLEMAESRCKALEAELEILVPKVKSLETDVQKERDLSRKAEAKCRELENEVIKLQHEVKGPKSGITQAEELRFIKIKQEAELAKAGSKFAECQKTIASLSRQLKTLATLDDFLIDTDS